The proteins below are encoded in one region of Ricinus communis isolate WT05 ecotype wild-type chromosome 6, ASM1957865v1, whole genome shotgun sequence:
- the LOC125370435 gene encoding uncharacterized protein LOC125370435, which yields MKFYQTDSALRNQQASIQNLENQIGQISKILSKRQQGALPSTTESNSREHVNAITLCSGKFVSTPSKPIFDDSTIDVQVEASSKVKELERQKVKPIPAREYQPKIPYPARLKQVEAQEQMPKYAKFLKDILNSKSKLEEVAYVKLNEECSAVFQSKLPEKHHDPGSFTIPCTLGNLCVDDALADLGASVNGMPTSHLDKLEWMTGHPNSVWRAPPWPSAVHIGPPPCGYMPQALAYNEPTFSICQWGRNVAAESS from the exons ATGAAGTTCTATCAGACCGATAgtgctcttagaaatcagcaAGCAtccattcagaacttggaaaaTCAGATTgggcagatttctaagataTTGTCTAAAAGGCAACAAGGAGCGCTCCCCAGCACCACTGAGTCTAACTcgagggagcacgtgaacgccatcactttgTGTTCGGGTAAGTTTGTTTCAACTCCTTCTAAACCTATTTTTGATGATtccactattgatgtgcaggttGAGGCGAGCAGTAAGGTTAAGGAACTTGAGAGGCAAAAGGTGAAACCAATCCCAGCCAGGGAGTATCAACccaagattccttatcctgctagacTGAAGCAAGTAGAAGCACAAGAGCAG ATGCCaaagtatgccaagttcttgAAGGACATACTTAACAGCAAAAGCAAGCTAGAGGAGGTAGCATATGTTAAGCTCAATGAAGAGTGCTCAGCAGTGTTTCAAAGCAAGTTACCAGAGAAACATCACGacccagggagttttactattccttgcactttGGGTAACttgtgtgttgatgatgcattagctgatttaggcGCTAGTGTAAATGGCATGCCCACAA GTCATCTAGACAAATTGGAGTGGATGACTGGGCATCCCAACTCGGTATGGAGAGCACCTCCTTGGCCATCTGCTGTACACATTGGACCGCCTCCTTGCGGTTATATGCCTCAAGCCCTAGCTTACAATGAGCCCACCTTCTCAATTTGTCAATGGGGCAGGAATGTTGCTGCAGAGTCCAGCTAA